A single Ochrobactrum sp. BTU1 DNA region contains:
- the typA gene encoding translational GTPase TypA: MELRNIAIIAHVDHGKTTLVDELLKQSGSFRDNQRVAERMMDSNDIEKERGITILAKATSVVWKNTRINIVDTPGHADFGGEVERILSMVDGAIVLVDAAEGPMPQTKFVVGKALKVGLRPIVAINKIDRPDGRHEEVINEVFDLFANLDATDEQLDFPVLYGSGRNGWMALNPEGPQDEGLAPLFDLVLKHVPAPKVAEGPFRMIGTILEADPFLGRIITGRIHSGSIKSNQAVKVLAQDGSLLENGRISKILAFRGIERQPIEEAQAGDIVAIAGLSKGTVADTFCDPSVSEPLAAQPIDPPTVTMSFIVNDSPYAGTEGDKVTSRVIRDRLLKEAEGNVALKIEESNEKDSFFVSGRGELQLAVLIENMRREGFELGVSRPRVVMKDGENGEKLEPVEEVVIDVDEEYSGTVVQKMSERKAEMVELRPSGGNRVRMVFYAPTRGLIGYQSELLTDTRGTAIMNRLFHDYQPYKGEISGRNNGVLISNDQGEAVAYALFNLEDRGPMIIDAGVKVYQGMLIGIHSRDNDLEVNVLKGKKLTNIRAAGKDEAVKLTPPIRMTLERALSWIQDDELVEVTPKSIRLRKLYLDPNERKRFEKSGKGAA, encoded by the coding sequence ATGGAATTGCGTAATATCGCTATTATCGCACACGTCGATCATGGCAAAACCACATTGGTCGATGAACTGCTGAAGCAGTCGGGCTCATTCCGCGACAATCAGCGCGTTGCAGAACGCATGATGGATTCGAACGACATCGAAAAGGAACGCGGGATCACCATTCTCGCGAAGGCCACTTCTGTTGTCTGGAAGAACACCCGCATCAACATCGTCGACACGCCAGGCCACGCCGACTTCGGCGGCGAAGTTGAGCGTATCCTTTCGATGGTGGACGGCGCTATCGTTCTCGTTGATGCTGCTGAAGGCCCAATGCCGCAGACGAAGTTCGTTGTTGGCAAGGCGCTGAAAGTTGGCCTGCGTCCGATCGTGGCGATCAACAAGATTGATCGTCCGGATGGCCGTCACGAAGAAGTCATCAACGAAGTTTTCGACCTCTTCGCCAATCTCGACGCAACCGACGAGCAGCTCGACTTCCCGGTTCTATACGGTTCAGGCCGTAACGGTTGGATGGCGCTGAACCCAGAAGGCCCGCAAGACGAAGGTCTGGCACCGCTGTTTGATCTTGTTCTCAAGCACGTTCCAGCGCCAAAGGTTGCTGAAGGTCCGTTCCGCATGATCGGTACGATCCTTGAAGCTGATCCTTTCCTGGGCCGCATCATCACCGGCCGCATTCATTCGGGTTCGATCAAATCTAACCAGGCCGTCAAGGTTCTTGCTCAAGATGGTTCGCTGCTTGAAAACGGCCGCATCTCAAAGATTCTTGCATTCCGTGGCATCGAGCGTCAGCCAATTGAAGAAGCACAGGCCGGCGACATCGTTGCAATTGCTGGCCTATCCAAGGGCACAGTTGCTGACACGTTCTGCGATCCTTCAGTGAGCGAACCCCTCGCAGCTCAGCCAATCGATCCGCCAACCGTGACCATGTCCTTCATCGTCAATGACAGCCCTTATGCTGGCACAGAAGGCGACAAGGTTACGAGCCGCGTTATTCGTGACCGTCTGCTGAAAGAAGCTGAAGGTAACGTCGCACTCAAGATTGAAGAATCCAACGAAAAGGATTCGTTCTTCGTTTCCGGTCGTGGCGAATTGCAGCTCGCAGTTCTCATTGAAAACATGCGCCGCGAAGGTTTTGAGCTTGGCGTCTCGCGTCCACGCGTCGTTATGAAAGACGGCGAAAATGGCGAGAAGCTTGAGCCAGTTGAAGAAGTCGTCATCGACGTTGATGAAGAATATTCGGGCACAGTTGTTCAGAAGATGTCTGAACGAAAGGCCGAGATGGTGGAACTGCGGCCTTCAGGTGGCAACCGCGTCCGTATGGTGTTCTACGCTCCGACCCGTGGTCTGATTGGCTATCAGTCGGAACTTTTGACCGATACACGCGGTACGGCGATCATGAACCGTCTGTTCCATGACTATCAGCCATACAAGGGCGAAATCTCGGGCCGTAACAACGGCGTTCTGATTTCGAACGATCAGGGTGAAGCTGTTGCTTACGCACTCTTCAACCTGGAAGATCGCGGTCCGATGATCATTGACGCTGGCGTCAAGGTTTATCAGGGCATGTTGATCGGCATTCACAGCCGCGACAACGATCTGGAAGTCAATGTACTCAAGGGCAAGAAGCTCACCAACATCCGCGCCGCCGGTAAGGATGAAGCTGTGAAGCTTACGCCTCCTATCCGCATGACGCTGGAACGCGCGCTGTCCTGGATTCAAGACGATGAACTGGTTGAAGTGACGCCAAAATCGATCCGTCTGCGCAAGCTGTATCTCGATCCAAATGAACGTAAGCGCTTTGAAAAGAGCGGCAAGGGCGCTGCCTGA
- the mgtE gene encoding magnesium transporter: protein MTDNNFASEVLNVADLPAAAIASRIADIRTGDAVEIVNELDADDAVSVIAQLSHDDAIRLFDQPELERTTEFLAILPPNIASQLLDGMSADRATDVFQELEDADRARLFPILAPETKAALKKLMGYPPNTAGSLMTIEFITVPSNWNVGQTLDHIRKVERTRETVYAIYVVDPQTRVLLGVVSLRRLIIRELDEPILSLARDDDPITISPDEDREDVARLFRKHDLLAVPVVDDSRHIIGIVTVDDVLDAMTEEASEDAYRFGGMEALDKPYMRIGFGEMLKKRAGWLGILFLGEMLTASAMQHFELELEKALVLTLFIPLIMSSGGNSGSQATSLIIRALALQEVKIKDWWRVALREVPTGLALGSFLGLIGMLRIALWQQLGIYDYGEHWILVGATVGMALVCIVTFGSVTGSMLPFILKRLGFDPASASAPFVATLVDVTGLVIYFSVALVILSGTLL from the coding sequence ATGACCGACAACAACTTCGCCTCCGAAGTACTCAATGTTGCCGACCTCCCTGCTGCAGCAATTGCTAGCCGCATCGCCGATATTCGAACGGGCGACGCGGTAGAGATCGTCAATGAACTGGATGCAGATGACGCCGTCTCTGTTATCGCCCAGCTTTCGCACGACGATGCCATCCGCCTGTTTGATCAGCCGGAACTGGAACGCACAACCGAATTTCTGGCAATCCTTCCCCCGAACATCGCCAGTCAATTGCTTGATGGTATGTCTGCCGACCGTGCGACCGATGTCTTTCAGGAACTCGAAGATGCCGATCGTGCTCGTCTGTTCCCCATTCTTGCGCCAGAAACAAAAGCCGCGCTGAAGAAGCTGATGGGCTATCCGCCGAACACGGCCGGTAGTCTGATGACGATCGAGTTCATCACGGTGCCATCCAATTGGAACGTGGGGCAAACGCTTGATCATATTCGTAAGGTCGAGCGTACCCGCGAGACAGTTTATGCGATCTATGTGGTTGATCCGCAGACCCGTGTCCTGCTGGGGGTGGTTAGTCTGCGTCGCCTTATCATACGTGAACTTGATGAGCCGATTCTCTCGCTTGCTCGCGACGACGATCCAATCACTATATCGCCAGATGAAGATCGCGAAGACGTTGCGCGCCTGTTCCGTAAGCATGATCTTCTGGCCGTTCCTGTCGTTGATGACAGCCGCCACATCATCGGCATTGTGACTGTCGATGATGTGCTGGATGCCATGACGGAAGAAGCGAGCGAAGACGCTTATCGTTTCGGCGGCATGGAGGCGCTTGACAAGCCTTACATGCGTATCGGCTTTGGCGAGATGCTGAAGAAGCGCGCTGGCTGGCTTGGTATTCTGTTTCTGGGCGAAATGCTGACAGCAAGCGCGATGCAGCATTTTGAACTCGAGTTGGAAAAGGCACTGGTTCTCACGCTGTTCATTCCACTCATCATGTCGTCTGGCGGTAATTCTGGTTCACAGGCAACCTCGCTGATTATTCGTGCGCTTGCGCTGCAGGAAGTCAAAATCAAGGACTGGTGGCGCGTTGCCCTACGCGAAGTGCCAACTGGACTTGCACTCGGCAGTTTCCTTGGCCTCATAGGTATGTTGCGCATTGCCTTGTGGCAGCAGCTCGGCATTTATGATTATGGCGAGCATTGGATTTTGGTGGGAGCTACTGTCGGCATGGCGCTCGTCTGCATCGTGACTTTTGGCTCGGTGACAGGGTCAATGCTGCCGTTTATTCTCAAGCGACTAGGGTTTGATCCGGCGAGTGCTTCGGCGCCATTTGTTGCCACATTGGTCGACGTGACGGGGCTTGTGATCTATTTCAGCGTGGCGCTGGTTATTTTGTCGGGAACCCTTTTATAG
- a CDS encoding ABC transporter ATP-binding protein: MTTTVLELQNITKRFGALTANDNISLKLERGEILAFLGENGAGKTTLMNILFGHYVPDEGRVFVKGGEIPQGKPRAAIDAGVGMVHQHFTLAPNLTVLENIITGTESLWRLKSAHSAARSKIAEIAKRFGLQVDPDARLGDLSVGEQQRVEILKALYNDADILILDEPTAVLTTQEAENLFATLKEMARQGLSLIFISHKLHEVMSASDRVVVLRGGKLVAERNASETSKEELAELMVGRRVSRPSRAAATPGETLLEAKNVSVTEDGATRLTDLDFHLRAGETLGIIGVSGNGQAALGRLVSGLSQPANGSLVMFGQLVTKFDPRQFVADGVGRIPEDRNAEGAIGDLTLWENAVLERVRDPQFSKGILINRKTAREFTDRIIKDFDVRGGTPDSRIRLLSGGNMQKLILGRNLETAPRILIAAQPTRGLDEGAVAAIHARILEARAQGAAVLLISEDLDEIIGLADRVQAIVKGRLSPPIDASEANAQRLGLMMAGEWSKA, translated from the coding sequence ATGACCACCACAGTTCTTGAACTGCAAAACATCACCAAGCGTTTCGGCGCGCTGACCGCCAATGACAATATTTCATTGAAGCTTGAGCGCGGCGAAATCCTCGCTTTCTTGGGCGAAAACGGTGCTGGCAAAACCACGCTGATGAATATCCTCTTCGGCCACTATGTGCCCGATGAAGGCCGCGTCTTCGTCAAGGGTGGAGAAATCCCGCAGGGCAAGCCCCGTGCCGCAATCGATGCAGGCGTTGGAATGGTGCATCAACATTTCACTCTCGCGCCCAATCTCACGGTTCTGGAAAACATCATCACCGGCACCGAAAGCCTCTGGAGGCTGAAGTCAGCGCATAGTGCTGCCCGCAGCAAGATCGCGGAAATCGCCAAGCGCTTTGGCCTGCAGGTCGATCCCGATGCCCGGCTTGGCGATCTGTCGGTCGGCGAACAGCAACGTGTGGAAATCCTTAAAGCGCTTTACAACGATGCGGATATTCTGATCCTTGATGAGCCGACCGCCGTCCTGACTACCCAGGAGGCCGAGAACCTGTTTGCGACATTGAAAGAAATGGCGCGTCAGGGGTTGTCTCTCATCTTCATTTCGCACAAGCTGCATGAAGTCATGTCAGCCTCAGACCGCGTTGTGGTCCTGCGCGGTGGTAAGCTCGTCGCTGAGCGTAATGCCTCCGAAACATCGAAGGAAGAACTGGCTGAACTTATGGTCGGCCGACGTGTCTCGCGCCCTTCGCGCGCAGCCGCAACTCCCGGCGAGACCTTGCTCGAGGCGAAAAATGTGAGCGTGACAGAGGATGGCGCGACACGCTTGACTGATCTCGACTTTCATCTGCGTGCAGGCGAGACGCTGGGCATCATCGGCGTTTCCGGCAATGGTCAGGCAGCGCTGGGTCGTCTTGTTTCGGGGCTCAGCCAGCCTGCCAACGGCTCCCTCGTCATGTTTGGTCAATTGGTGACCAAATTTGATCCCCGTCAGTTTGTGGCGGACGGCGTTGGTCGTATTCCGGAAGATCGCAATGCAGAAGGCGCAATCGGCGACCTGACGCTGTGGGAGAACGCCGTGCTTGAACGCGTGCGCGATCCGCAGTTTTCCAAGGGCATTCTGATCAATCGAAAGACTGCGCGCGAATTTACGGATCGCATCATCAAGGACTTCGATGTGCGTGGTGGCACACCCGACAGCCGCATTCGCCTGCTCTCTGGCGGCAACATGCAAAAGCTTATTCTGGGCCGCAACCTCGAAACGGCTCCGCGTATTCTGATTGCAGCCCAGCCAACACGCGGCCTCGATGAAGGTGCGGTCGCAGCCATTCATGCCCGCATTCTGGAAGCACGTGCCCAGGGCGCTGCAGTGCTTCTCATCTCGGAAGACCTCGACGAAATCATCGGCCTTGCTGACCGCGTTCAGGCGATCGTCAAGGGAAGGCTCTCACCACCCATTGATGCGAGCGAGGCCAATGCACAAAGACTTGGCCTGATGATGGCTGGCGAATGGAGCAAGGCATGA
- a CDS encoding multidrug effflux MFS transporter has product MKLAPHHRNAQDAQPVMSELRVGVIGGLLAALGLMSMALYTPAMTEIVRAFGTTEAMVKLTISVYLTGFCFSQLVCGPLSDGFGRRPITIAFMVIYLIASILALFSTTIDMLLVARFLQGVGAAVGVTISRAIVRDLFTHDASARVMNLIGIVIAVGPAVAPTLGGVTMELFGWQAIFVVMVCLGILVVLMAIFIIRETVSRDLSRIRPKQLLRSYCTLLMSPQFVYASVGVGGTTGGLYTAATILPFVLMGRVGMTATQFGVGLLLQTSCYFVGSLLFRRLMKFYRPRQLAAAGYVAMVVASILIATLLRVFEPAYLLVMMPMGLFAFGVSLVMPVMTSAGMAPFPKMAGAASAMMGFFQMGGGLIGGAIAALMGDPVIAFATLIPALGFTAAIAFLLWRRLPQST; this is encoded by the coding sequence ATGAAGCTCGCGCCACATCATCGTAATGCCCAGGATGCGCAACCGGTAATGAGCGAATTGCGGGTCGGCGTTATCGGCGGTCTTCTCGCCGCACTGGGTCTTATGTCGATGGCACTTTATACGCCAGCCATGACTGAGATTGTTCGTGCCTTTGGCACGACAGAAGCCATGGTGAAGCTCACAATATCGGTCTATCTCACGGGCTTCTGCTTTTCACAGCTTGTCTGCGGGCCGCTGTCCGATGGTTTCGGGCGGAGACCGATTACCATCGCCTTCATGGTGATTTATCTCATTGCCAGCATTCTCGCCCTTTTTTCCACCACGATTGACATGCTTCTGGTTGCGCGATTTCTGCAAGGCGTTGGGGCTGCTGTCGGGGTAACGATTTCGCGCGCAATCGTGCGCGATCTTTTCACCCATGACGCATCTGCGCGGGTGATGAACCTCATTGGTATCGTTATTGCAGTTGGACCTGCTGTCGCGCCCACACTAGGCGGTGTGACGATGGAACTGTTTGGCTGGCAGGCAATTTTCGTCGTCATGGTCTGTTTGGGCATTCTAGTTGTCCTGATGGCAATTTTCATTATCAGGGAAACCGTCAGTCGCGATCTTAGCCGCATTCGACCAAAGCAATTGTTGCGTTCTTACTGCACGTTGCTGATGAGTCCTCAGTTTGTTTATGCAAGCGTTGGTGTTGGTGGCACCACCGGCGGGCTTTATACAGCGGCCACTATTTTGCCTTTTGTGCTGATGGGGCGGGTGGGCATGACGGCAACACAATTCGGTGTGGGCCTGCTTTTGCAGACGAGTTGCTATTTTGTCGGAAGCCTGTTGTTCAGGCGACTGATGAAGTTTTATCGTCCTCGCCAACTGGCTGCAGCCGGTTATGTTGCTATGGTTGTGGCAAGCATACTGATTGCGACGCTACTCCGGGTGTTCGAGCCCGCTTACTTGTTGGTGATGATGCCCATGGGGCTTTTTGCTTTTGGCGTGTCGCTGGTCATGCCGGTGATGACTTCAGCTGGCATGGCACCATTTCCGAAGATGGCAGGTGCTGCCTCGGCCATGATGGGTTTCTTTCAGATGGGTGGTGGGCTGATTGGCGGTGCAATTGCGGCGCTGATGGGGGATCCGGTGATTGCATTTGCAACGCTTATCCCGGCGCTTGGCTTTACTGCGGCTATTGCTTTTTTGCTGTGGCGGCGTTTGCCTCAGTCGACTTGA
- a CDS encoding amidase — protein MALDTKQQDATALANAIAKGVLTAREAMDAAIEAAQKWRPLGAIAYLDEELGRSNAAAFDHKAAFSGVPSLFKDLGGPCAGLPIRLGSRACADASRDLDSELAARLRKAGLNFFGTTTVPEFGMALASEPIDGPLARHPFDESLSPAGSSGGAAAAVAAGIVSIAHATDAGGSIRVPAATCGLIGLKPSRGAMPAGPHFGNYLAGIASEFALCRSTRDAKTLFPLIAGKTESFLPDVAFAPDTKLTSLRIGIVSGDLAKYPVTEESQQVVADAARFLETQGHTICTVNADALSSLIDASATAFDRIISANLASAIDAFSIDEAKLESLTRAVASRGRKMSAVELYAAMNGGVDTAYQLWQIFHNFDVMITPMLARGPQPIGSYAMDHDDVDGHWHKMNAFAPYAALANISGFPALSMPFGEDANGMPLAIQLIGRMGADNLLLNLGELMEEDHRWQHKFPVAGLNI, from the coding sequence GTGGCACTCGATACGAAGCAACAGGACGCAACGGCGCTCGCCAACGCGATTGCGAAAGGCGTTTTGACCGCAAGAGAGGCTATGGATGCCGCGATTGAAGCCGCACAAAAATGGCGCCCTCTGGGCGCCATTGCATATCTCGACGAAGAACTAGGCCGCAGCAATGCAGCTGCTTTTGATCACAAAGCTGCATTTTCCGGCGTACCTTCTTTATTCAAGGATCTCGGAGGACCGTGTGCTGGCCTGCCCATCCGACTTGGCTCACGCGCCTGTGCCGATGCTTCGCGAGACCTTGACTCAGAGCTCGCTGCGCGTTTACGCAAAGCTGGTCTTAACTTCTTCGGGACGACAACTGTTCCCGAATTCGGCATGGCGCTTGCAAGCGAGCCGATAGACGGCCCTCTCGCTCGTCACCCTTTCGATGAAAGCCTGTCGCCTGCCGGCTCGTCTGGGGGTGCTGCCGCAGCTGTGGCAGCAGGCATTGTCTCCATAGCGCATGCAACCGATGCCGGCGGATCCATCCGCGTTCCGGCAGCAACCTGCGGGCTAATCGGCCTCAAGCCAAGCCGTGGCGCTATGCCAGCTGGCCCGCATTTCGGTAACTATCTCGCGGGGATCGCAAGCGAATTTGCCCTTTGCCGTTCGACCCGCGATGCAAAAACTCTATTCCCACTGATCGCTGGAAAAACCGAAAGCTTCCTTCCCGATGTCGCATTCGCACCAGACACGAAACTTACGAGTTTGCGTATTGGGATCGTTTCGGGTGATTTGGCCAAATACCCGGTAACGGAAGAAAGCCAACAAGTGGTTGCTGATGCTGCTCGCTTTCTTGAAACGCAGGGCCACACAATTTGCACGGTCAATGCAGACGCGCTTTCATCACTTATCGATGCCAGTGCAACGGCGTTTGACCGGATCATTTCAGCCAATCTCGCATCAGCGATTGATGCATTCTCTATTGATGAAGCAAAGCTCGAAAGTCTAACGCGTGCCGTCGCATCACGAGGGCGCAAAATGAGCGCAGTCGAACTCTACGCCGCCATGAATGGTGGCGTTGATACCGCCTATCAGCTCTGGCAGATCTTTCACAATTTCGATGTTATGATTACCCCGATGCTCGCGCGTGGTCCCCAGCCAATTGGTTCATACGCAATGGATCATGACGATGTAGACGGCCATTGGCATAAGATGAATGCCTTTGCCCCTTACGCGGCACTGGCCAATATTTCCGGCTTCCCGGCGCTTTCCATGCCTTTTGGTGAGGACGCAAACGGTATGCCGCTGGCAATTCAGTTGATTGGACGGATGGGAGCGGACAATCTCCTCTTGAACCTTGGCGAGCTGATGGAAGAGGATCATCGCTGGCAGCACAAATTTCCCGTTGCGGGGTTGAACATATGA
- a CDS encoding ABC transporter permease, whose amino-acid sequence MNELMDILLSAGLWVSVLRIATPLIFGTLGALYCERAGVLNLGIEGIMTFGAMIGWLTVFNGADLWVGVLAAAASGAVFGLLHAALTVPLGLSQHVVGLGITLFASSLSYFLFRLLVPLSSTPPTITPFQPVDPSWLADIPFIGQVLSTQTALTWIAIPLALLLGYVLFRTPLGLAIRMTGENPHAAEAQGINPIRVRILTIMFGSALMAVGGAFLTLSAFNSFFPTMMQGRGWVCIALVVFASWKPARALLGALLFALFDAFQLRLQTAYGKVVPYQVFLMIPYIMSIVALIVMARRARVPQALMQPYRRGER is encoded by the coding sequence ATGAACGAGTTGATGGATATCCTGCTTTCCGCAGGCCTCTGGGTCTCGGTCCTGCGCATCGCAACACCGCTGATTTTCGGTACGCTTGGCGCGCTTTATTGCGAACGCGCCGGCGTTCTCAATCTCGGCATTGAAGGCATCATGACCTTTGGTGCGATGATCGGGTGGCTTACAGTCTTTAACGGGGCTGACTTGTGGGTAGGCGTGCTTGCTGCTGCCGCTTCAGGTGCCGTTTTTGGGCTGCTGCATGCAGCACTGACGGTGCCGCTCGGCCTCTCGCAACATGTAGTGGGATTGGGCATAACGCTATTTGCATCGAGCCTCAGTTACTTCCTGTTTCGTCTCCTGGTGCCACTTTCTTCGACCCCACCGACGATCACGCCATTTCAGCCAGTCGATCCGTCGTGGCTGGCGGACATTCCATTTATCGGACAGGTTCTCAGCACCCAGACTGCGCTCACATGGATCGCTATTCCCCTGGCGCTCTTGCTTGGTTACGTACTTTTCCGCACACCACTTGGCCTTGCCATTCGCATGACGGGCGAAAATCCCCATGCTGCCGAGGCGCAAGGCATCAACCCGATCCGCGTTCGTATACTCACGATCATGTTCGGCAGCGCTTTGATGGCCGTAGGCGGTGCGTTCCTTACACTCTCCGCATTCAACTCTTTCTTCCCAACCATGATGCAAGGGCGCGGCTGGGTGTGTATCGCACTCGTCGTATTTGCCTCGTGGAAGCCCGCACGCGCGCTTTTAGGCGCTCTGCTCTTCGCGTTGTTTGACGCGTTCCAGCTGCGCTTACAGACGGCGTATGGCAAGGTCGTTCCGTATCAGGTTTTCCTGATGATCCCTTACATCATGTCGATTGTTGCGCTGATCGTCATGGCGCGCCGCGCACGCGTTCCCCAAGCACTGATGCAGCCCTATCGCCGCGGCGAGCGCTAA
- a CDS encoding BMP family protein, with the protein MTITSKLTRRSVLAMSAAFGVTAISTRVFAADEKLKVAGIHASPVENAWNSRLHEALKQAHDEGVIEYVFSEGVSASDYPRAMREYAEQGIKLIVGESYAVEREARQVAGDYPQTTFIMGSSGKPQGDNFGVFGTWNFEAAYLAGMLAGGMSKSGTFGSVGAVPIPEVNMLINAFQDGVKETRPDAKFNASFIGTFFDPPKAREAGLAQIDAGADILFGERIGTADAAKERGIKAIGSLIDYTPRYPETVFANAMWYFRPILNAAIADVKAGTPTGKDYTPFSLMQEGGNDIVYVKGSAPAEVEAKMEARRAEIKAGTFKIEPNPAEPK; encoded by the coding sequence ATGACCATAACGTCCAAACTCACACGCCGCAGCGTTCTCGCAATGTCTGCGGCATTCGGCGTAACAGCAATTTCAACCCGCGTTTTTGCAGCAGATGAAAAGCTGAAAGTCGCAGGCATTCACGCGTCGCCAGTTGAAAACGCGTGGAATTCGCGCCTTCATGAAGCACTCAAGCAGGCACATGACGAAGGCGTCATCGAATATGTCTTCTCGGAGGGAGTTTCCGCCAGCGATTATCCCCGCGCAATGCGCGAATATGCCGAACAAGGCATCAAATTGATCGTCGGCGAATCCTATGCAGTCGAACGTGAAGCACGCCAGGTTGCAGGAGACTATCCGCAGACGACATTCATCATGGGCTCCTCCGGCAAGCCACAGGGCGACAATTTCGGCGTCTTCGGGACCTGGAATTTTGAAGCTGCCTATCTCGCAGGCATGCTCGCAGGCGGCATGAGTAAATCCGGCACTTTTGGCTCAGTTGGCGCTGTGCCAATTCCGGAAGTCAACATGCTCATCAATGCTTTCCAGGATGGGGTGAAAGAAACCCGCCCGGATGCGAAGTTCAATGCTTCGTTCATCGGCACATTCTTTGATCCACCAAAGGCCCGTGAAGCTGGTCTTGCCCAGATCGACGCCGGTGCAGACATTCTGTTTGGCGAGCGTATCGGAACCGCAGACGCTGCCAAAGAACGCGGTATCAAGGCAATCGGCTCGTTGATCGATTACACGCCACGCTACCCGGAAACCGTCTTCGCCAATGCTATGTGGTATTTCCGCCCGATCCTCAATGCAGCCATTGCTGACGTTAAGGCCGGAACGCCGACCGGCAAAGATTACACGCCATTCAGCTTGATGCAGGAAGGCGGCAACGACATCGTTTACGTCAAGGGCTCAGCACCAGCTGAAGTCGAAGCCAAGATGGAAGCGCGTCGCGCCGAGATCAAGGCTGGCACTTTCAAGATCGAACCGAACCCCGCTGAACCTAAGTAA
- a CDS encoding ABC transporter permease, translating to MRIERRETRSMALVATAPIIAVLAAFLLAGLLIAAAGAPVLESFRQIAIGAFGTRLSITETLTRATPLMLTGLAAAVAFRSKLWNIGAEGQFYMGALAIVACGTQLALPAPLLIPLLLIVGAIAGMVFLLIPLGLRLRFGVDEVVTTLLLNFVAVLFVSMMIEGPMKDPLAFGWPQSEPVSDAAVLPKIMAGMRLHIGILIAIALAFIIAYVQKRTVFGLETKAAGLNPRAARFAGVPLGKTLVKVACISGGLAGLAGAIQVMGVKGYVTTDLSPGFGYSGIIVAMLANLNPIGAIFSALFAAAMFVGADGMSRAIGIPSFIADVTVSLSLLAMLVALFFTQYRIAR from the coding sequence ATGCGTATTGAACGACGCGAAACACGGTCCATGGCTCTGGTTGCAACCGCTCCGATAATCGCTGTTCTTGCTGCCTTTTTGCTCGCCGGTCTGTTGATTGCAGCCGCCGGTGCGCCTGTGCTGGAATCTTTCCGCCAGATCGCTATAGGCGCATTTGGCACAAGGCTTTCGATCACTGAAACATTGACGCGCGCAACCCCTCTAATGCTGACCGGTCTTGCCGCCGCTGTCGCTTTCCGTTCCAAACTCTGGAATATCGGCGCTGAAGGACAGTTTTACATGGGCGCTCTGGCAATTGTTGCCTGCGGCACACAATTGGCGCTCCCTGCCCCGTTGCTTATTCCGCTACTGCTGATCGTTGGCGCGATTGCTGGCATGGTCTTTCTGCTGATCCCACTTGGCCTTCGTTTGCGGTTTGGCGTCGATGAGGTCGTGACTACTCTGCTGCTCAATTTCGTCGCCGTGCTGTTTGTCTCGATGATGATTGAAGGGCCTATGAAAGATCCTCTAGCTTTCGGCTGGCCGCAGTCCGAACCTGTATCCGATGCCGCCGTGCTACCAAAAATCATGGCGGGCATGAGGCTTCATATCGGTATTCTAATTGCCATCGCCCTTGCTTTCATCATCGCATATGTGCAGAAGCGGACCGTCTTTGGCCTTGAAACAAAGGCCGCGGGGCTTAACCCTCGTGCCGCACGTTTCGCAGGTGTTCCCCTTGGCAAAACGCTGGTCAAAGTTGCTTGCATTTCCGGTGGTCTGGCCGGTCTCGCCGGTGCGATACAGGTCATGGGTGTTAAAGGCTATGTTACGACAGACTTGTCGCCGGGCTTTGGCTATTCTGGCATTATCGTTGCAATGCTCGCCAATCTGAATCCCATCGGCGCTATTTTCTCTGCACTCTTTGCGGCCGCGATGTTTGTCGGTGCCGACGGCATGAGCCGTGCCATTGGCATTCCGAGCTTCATCGCTGATGTCACCGTCTCGCTTTCACTGCTCGCCATGCTGGTTGCACTCTTCTTCACCCAATACAGGATCGCCCGATGA